From a single Nostoc edaphicum CCNP1411 genomic region:
- a CDS encoding peroxiredoxin translates to MALRLGDTVPNFTQASTHGDIDFYQWAGDSWVVLFSHPADFTPVCTTELGTVAKLKPEFDKRNVKAIALSVDDVESHKGWVGDIEETQSTTLNYPILADADRKVADLYDMIHPNANAAVTVRSVFVIDPNKKLRLSFTYPPSTGRNFDELLRVIDSLQLTDNYSVATPADWKDGEDVVIVPSLKDPEVLKEKFPKGYEEIKPYLRMTPQPNK, encoded by the coding sequence ATGGCTCTCCGTCTAGGTGACACAGTACCCAACTTTACGCAAGCCTCAACACACGGCGACATCGATTTTTACCAATGGGCAGGTGACAGCTGGGTTGTGCTGTTCTCTCACCCTGCTGATTTTACACCTGTTTGTACAACAGAACTTGGCACAGTTGCCAAGCTCAAACCAGAATTTGACAAGCGCAATGTCAAAGCGATCGCACTCAGCGTTGATGACGTAGAATCTCACAAAGGCTGGGTGGGAGACATTGAAGAAACTCAAAGCACCACTCTTAACTACCCGATTTTGGCAGATGCAGATCGCAAGGTTGCCGATCTGTACGACATGATCCACCCCAATGCTAATGCGGCTGTGACGGTGCGATCGGTTTTTGTGATTGACCCCAATAAAAAACTCCGTCTCTCTTTCACCTATCCTCCCAGTACAGGACGTAACTTTGATGAACTTTTGCGGGTAATTGATTCTCTGCAATTGACTGATAATTACAGCGTGGCGACACCAGCTGACTGGAAAGATGGAGAGGATGTTGTAATTGTCCCCTCACTAAAAGATCCAGAAGTACTCAAAGAGAAATTCCCTAAAGGTTACGAGGAAATCAAACCCTATCTGCGGATGACTCCTCAGCCTAACAAGTAA
- a CDS encoding carboxypeptidase regulatory-like domain-containing protein, with product MLELSIVNQQIAIAGKVLQGETQKNISGAIVAIIEMPEKFRAILSLKALQSGSQWEKMPERPDRKITSNDGYFYFTNLPPGEYLLEASLPTSPTRYNKARKEVQVSSPVNGKIPATMADIVLSPTGIKGKITDVDDSKKLITNAKVQIQDSGDITISDQQGNYRLIGLESPKSGQRNITMIVSATGYQQVSQSLNIQRGQVIAEQNFALKPK from the coding sequence ATGCTCGAACTATCTATAGTTAACCAACAAATAGCGATCGCAGGTAAAGTTTTGCAAGGAGAAACGCAAAAGAATATTTCTGGTGCAATAGTTGCAATTATTGAGATGCCAGAAAAATTCCGGGCTATTTTATCTCTAAAAGCACTGCAATCTGGTTCGCAATGGGAAAAAATGCCTGAGCGACCTGACCGCAAAATTACCAGCAATGATGGTTATTTTTACTTTACTAATTTACCCCCTGGGGAATATCTTTTAGAAGCATCGTTACCTACCAGCCCAACTCGATACAACAAAGCTAGGAAAGAAGTTCAAGTATCTTCTCCTGTCAATGGCAAAATTCCCGCGACGATGGCAGATATTGTGCTTTCACCCACGGGAATTAAAGGAAAAATTACTGATGTAGACGATTCAAAAAAGTTGATTACAAATGCCAAAGTACAGATTCAAGATAGTGGAGATATTACCATTAGTGACCAACAAGGTAATTATCGCTTAATCGGATTAGAATCGCCAAAATCAGGTCAGCGTAACATCACCATGATTGTCTCTGCAACAGGTTATCAACAAGTTTCTCAGTCACTAAATATTCAGCGCGGGCAAGTAATTGCGGAGCAGAATTTTGCTCTAAAACCCAAATAA
- a CDS encoding radical SAM protein, whose protein sequence is MNNQISQQQLDTIVATSTPFKAVYGPVQSWRFGRSLGIDPIGSVSTCSFNCVYCQLGKIEHQSLHRRIFVPTQKIHQELQYFRPSDIDCVTLSGSGEPTLALNLAEILITAKAFTNKTIAVLTNGSLLLNASVREALAIADLVAVKLDAVSIRQFHLVNRSLSDLDLMHLWAGILEFRRMYTGRLAIQTMLLTEWNDREQETYISQMQMLCPDEIQLNTPTRPKPLTHTLEARGNHLPENSDLGRSLKYVSVDLLQSFANRIQSTLGIPARYPIH, encoded by the coding sequence ATGAATAATCAGATATCACAACAGCAGTTAGATACCATTGTTGCCACATCAACCCCATTCAAGGCAGTTTATGGCCCCGTTCAGTCTTGGCGATTTGGGCGATCGCTAGGGATCGATCCAATTGGTTCAGTATCTACCTGTTCATTTAACTGTGTATATTGTCAACTGGGTAAAATTGAGCATCAAAGCCTTCATCGACGGATCTTTGTCCCTACCCAAAAAATTCATCAAGAATTACAATACTTTAGGCCATCTGATATCGATTGTGTCACGTTAAGCGGTAGCGGAGAACCTACACTGGCATTAAATTTAGCAGAGATTTTAATAACTGCTAAAGCCTTTACAAACAAGACTATAGCGGTATTGACAAATGGAAGTTTGCTTCTCAATGCGTCGGTTAGAGAAGCATTGGCGATCGCCGATCTGGTCGCTGTCAAACTTGATGCTGTCAGTATTCGACAGTTCCATCTCGTCAACCGATCGCTATCCGATCTCGACCTGATGCACCTTTGGGCAGGGATATTAGAATTTCGCCGGATGTATACCGGACGACTAGCGATTCAAACCATGCTACTAACCGAATGGAATGATCGAGAACAAGAAACATACATTTCTCAGATGCAGATGTTATGCCCAGATGAAATTCAGCTAAATACGCCAACCCGTCCTAAACCTCTAACCCATACTTTGGAGGCAAGAGGTAATCATCTCCCGGAAAACTCTGATTTAGGGCGATCGCTCAAATATGTATCAGTTGACCTATTGCAGAGTTTTGCCAATCGTATCCAAAGCACACTAGGGATTCCAGCCCGTTATCCAATTCATTAG
- a CDS encoding AAA family ATPase, with protein sequence MDSIAAGAQIFTKPISQAVEISPDLNGLQPLLQRLDWLIKQEIFALQTQEKVEVKVEVSWLKQTEISSEQSSITIRSDSLLVWLQNTFGLSSFDLDILAISLAPELDRHYERVYGYLQDDMSNKRPTVDMVLNLLCSSVPEKLSRRKHFTTNSPLINHRLLHLCPEPHQQQSTLLSHRLILDSQVVRLLLHQPGLDSRLTSCCQLLEPTIYFDTLYLKANVQTALEALLIEDWQKQQPLLLYFQGTDRTGKRRTAQILAKSLDVSLLIADLARMVEDKVTFEEKLQLLWREAWFFHRLLYLDNLDILYLPENQILYQSFLKELENNRGITILAGVQNWIPTAMGATGLITVPFTIPESSQRRQCWQTHLKAAQITVEDRELDVLSDRFLLTPDQIADAVATAYNTARWQQIDSTKEKSLPSFLNLCSAARAQSGHDLASLACKIEPKYTWDDIVLHPNQITQLQDICKEAEYRDLVHQKWGFADKLSLGKGLNVLFSGSSGTGKTMAAEVIAHQLQLDLYKIDLSQIVSKYIGETEKNLNRIFTAATNSNAILFFDEADALFGKRSEVQDARDRYANIEVGYLLQKMEEYEGIAILTTNLRSNIDEAFERRLRFIIEFTLPDTKNRHLIWQRIFPKNAPCSHNLDLELLAQNFEITGANIRYIALTAAFLAADDGGVIEMVHLIRALRREYQKMGQIIRDKDLGQYVDLR encoded by the coding sequence GTGGACTCGATAGCCGCAGGAGCGCAGATATTTACCAAACCCATCTCCCAAGCAGTAGAAATTAGTCCTGATTTAAATGGGTTGCAACCTCTGCTGCAACGATTAGATTGGTTAATCAAACAAGAAATTTTCGCTCTGCAAACCCAGGAAAAAGTTGAGGTAAAAGTCGAAGTTTCATGGTTGAAACAAACTGAAATCTCATCAGAGCAATCGTCTATTACAATTCGGTCAGATTCGCTCTTAGTATGGTTGCAAAATACTTTTGGTTTATCTAGCTTTGACTTGGATATACTGGCTATTTCCCTAGCACCAGAATTAGATCGTCACTATGAACGAGTTTATGGCTATCTCCAGGATGATATGAGTAACAAAAGACCTACAGTAGATATGGTCTTAAACTTGCTCTGTTCTAGCGTTCCTGAAAAGCTATCACGACGTAAGCATTTTACTACTAACTCACCCCTAATTAACCACCGTCTGCTCCATCTCTGCCCAGAACCTCATCAGCAGCAATCTACGCTTCTTTCTCATCGTCTAATACTCGACTCCCAAGTGGTGAGGTTGTTATTACATCAACCGGGGTTAGATTCCCGACTCACTTCTTGTTGTCAACTACTAGAACCAACCATATATTTTGATACTTTATATCTCAAGGCAAATGTACAAACAGCACTAGAAGCCTTGTTGATAGAAGATTGGCAGAAACAACAACCCCTACTGCTCTATTTTCAAGGAACTGATCGCACGGGTAAACGCCGCACCGCCCAAATCCTCGCCAAAAGCCTGGATGTTTCCTTGTTAATCGCCGACTTAGCACGGATGGTAGAGGATAAAGTTACCTTTGAGGAAAAACTGCAACTTTTATGGCGAGAAGCCTGGTTTTTTCACCGTTTGCTGTATCTGGATAACCTCGATATTCTCTACCTACCGGAAAATCAAATTCTCTATCAATCCTTCCTCAAAGAACTAGAGAACAATCGGGGTATAACCATCCTCGCAGGGGTGCAAAATTGGATACCCACAGCTATGGGTGCAACCGGGTTAATTACAGTTCCCTTTACAATTCCTGAGTCTAGTCAACGCAGACAATGTTGGCAAACTCACCTAAAAGCAGCACAGATAACTGTTGAGGATCGAGAGTTAGATGTATTGAGCGATCGCTTTCTGCTAACCCCAGACCAAATTGCCGATGCTGTCGCTACTGCCTATAATACCGCCCGTTGGCAACAAATTGACTCAACTAAAGAAAAATCACTACCCTCATTTTTAAACTTATGTAGTGCAGCTCGCGCTCAATCAGGTCACGATTTAGCTAGCCTCGCCTGTAAAATCGAACCAAAATATACCTGGGATGATATTGTATTACACCCCAACCAAATCACACAACTACAAGATATTTGCAAAGAAGCAGAATACCGAGATTTAGTACATCAAAAATGGGGTTTTGCAGATAAACTATCTTTAGGAAAAGGTCTAAATGTTCTGTTTTCTGGTTCTTCCGGTACAGGTAAAACAATGGCAGCAGAGGTGATTGCCCATCAACTGCAACTAGACCTTTATAAAATTGATTTGTCTCAAATAGTTAGTAAATACATCGGCGAGACAGAAAAAAATCTCAATCGCATTTTTACTGCTGCAACCAATTCTAATGCCATTCTTTTTTTCGATGAAGCTGATGCCTTGTTTGGCAAACGTTCTGAGGTGCAAGATGCCCGCGATCGCTACGCCAATATCGAAGTAGGTTATCTGTTGCAAAAAATGGAAGAGTATGAAGGTATTGCAATTTTAACTACAAATCTTCGTAGCAATATTGACGAAGCTTTTGAGCGGCGACTCCGATTTATTATTGAGTTTACCTTACCAGATACAAAGAATCGTCACCTAATTTGGCAGAGAATTTTCCCAAAAAATGCCCCCTGTAGCCACAATCTTGATTTAGAATTATTGGCACAAAATTTTGAGATTACGGGGGCTAATATTCGCTATATTGCGCTGACAGCAGCTTTTCTAGCAGCAGATGATGGGGGAGTAATTGAGATGGTACATTTAATTCGAGCGCTGCGTCGAGAGTATCAGAAAATGGGACAAATTATCAGGGATAAGGATTTAGGTCAATATGTAGATTTGCGTTGA
- a CDS encoding DUF4255 domain-containing protein, protein MLDGLDTTLELLLKRELPPDVPSGDTEVFISFVTPYQGAIKQKPAINLFLYDVQENLELRSSAWSVERQTNGRAIRKRPPARVDCSYLITAWPQNEEDVQTEHQLLGAVMKVLLRHRKLPEPLIADNLEAQELPLRLISLRPSNLQSFGEFWQAMGGKEGTRPKVVLHCTVTISVPVDEAGEEAGLVGVHQPNS, encoded by the coding sequence ATGTTAGATGGTCTAGACACTACTTTAGAATTGCTACTGAAGCGAGAACTTCCTCCAGATGTTCCTTCTGGAGACACGGAAGTTTTTATCAGTTTTGTTACGCCTTATCAAGGAGCAATCAAACAAAAGCCAGCGATTAATTTATTTCTTTATGATGTGCAGGAGAATCTGGAGTTACGCAGTAGTGCTTGGTCAGTGGAACGCCAAACTAATGGCAGAGCAATTAGAAAACGTCCCCCAGCTAGGGTAGATTGTTCATATCTAATTACTGCTTGGCCACAAAATGAAGAGGATGTCCAGACAGAACATCAACTTTTAGGAGCAGTGATGAAGGTGTTGCTGCGACATCGAAAACTTCCCGAACCCTTGATTGCAGATAACTTGGAAGCACAAGAACTTCCTTTAAGACTAATTAGTTTACGTCCCAGTAACTTACAAAGTTTTGGGGAATTCTGGCAAGCAATGGGGGGGAAAGAAGGAACTAGACCCAAGGTTGTCTTGCATTGTACTGTCACCATCTCCGTTCCTGTGGATGAAGCAGGAGAAGAAGCGGGACTGGTGGGAGTTCATCAACCAAACTCTTAG
- a CDS encoding DUF4157 domain-containing protein, translating to MYRKQIFQKVAPSLPSTPISKEIASSPSYGSLSSVVQRVQQDPNSLSGDERQELESAIGSRSTREILAGKQTSWVPEFQGISAQLWDDAGQVDAPIQAKGNNDVGMSEVQPENRTGLPDNLKAGIENLSGMVIDDVKVHYNSSKPAELQALAYTQGTDIYVAPGQEQHLPHEAWHIVQQAQGHVKPTRQMKSGISINDDKGLEHEADVMGAKAMSASHSLPRRQLQLHASPPSNAPIQGFFQVDSNRISENMNIVWEGQKDVYATATQFTTSNLVLDIKGSKYLLHQGVAKNYGGNTTYYRVEPRLNPRTTTAEEQDLQPTMGDDDEMLRSKHESYMQELRWVEEDLEEFKNDFANEISHDPNWRKKLSRKGIIGMRLNNWCRAAPYRHDLLFIELAQVTLEYENHESLETMTRDIAKVQVKFQAFVNRENAYPRAIALPNDCAQCVSELVGGEAARERGNKNPDIGGNYHETLRSPKNNSLGWNFHWAGVIMKDGGDNVSLESAAGMSMTNYDRQTWWFAMYGTQKPEQTFKHQIQEFHYKRNISLLLKQLPNGIENYRFGTDFGLILDIQQMKQALKDLNGDG from the coding sequence ATGTACCGAAAACAAATATTTCAAAAAGTTGCACCCTCACTGCCATCAACGCCAATAAGTAAAGAGATTGCCTCTAGTCCTAGTTATGGATCATTGTCTTCAGTTGTGCAGAGAGTCCAACAAGACCCAAATAGCTTGAGTGGGGATGAGAGACAGGAGTTAGAGAGTGCGATCGGTTCCAGGTCAACGCGAGAGATTTTAGCGGGTAAGCAAACCTCGTGGGTTCCTGAATTTCAAGGTATTTCCGCGCAGCTGTGGGATGATGCTGGGCAGGTGGATGCACCCATCCAAGCGAAGGGAAATAACGATGTTGGAATGTCTGAGGTACAACCAGAAAACAGAACGGGATTACCAGATAACCTGAAAGCCGGGATAGAAAATCTCTCTGGAATGGTGATAGATGATGTGAAGGTTCACTACAATTCCTCTAAACCCGCTGAGTTGCAAGCGTTAGCCTACACACAAGGGACGGATATTTATGTTGCACCAGGACAAGAGCAGCATTTACCTCATGAAGCTTGGCACATCGTCCAGCAGGCGCAGGGCCACGTAAAGCCGACTAGGCAGATGAAAAGTGGGATTTCAATCAATGATGATAAGGGGCTGGAGCATGAAGCAGATGTGATGGGAGCTAAGGCTATGAGCGCCAGCCATAGCTTACCAAGAAGGCAATTGCAACTGCACGCATCGCCGCCAAGCAATGCGCCCATACAAGGTTTCTTTCAGGTTGATTCCAATCGCATTTCAGAAAATATGAATATCGTCTGGGAAGGACAAAAAGATGTCTATGCAACAGCCACTCAATTTACCACATCCAATTTGGTACTCGATATTAAAGGTAGCAAATACTTATTACACCAAGGCGTGGCTAAAAATTACGGCGGCAATACCACTTATTATCGTGTTGAACCACGTTTAAATCCCCGCACAACAACGGCTGAAGAACAAGACTTGCAGCCGACCATGGGGGATGATGACGAAATGCTGAGGTCAAAGCATGAAAGCTATATGCAAGAACTCCGCTGGGTCGAAGAAGATCTGGAAGAGTTCAAAAACGATTTTGCCAATGAAATAAGCCATGATCCCAACTGGCGCAAAAAGTTAAGCAGAAAAGGGATCATCGGTATGCGCCTCAATAATTGGTGTCGTGCTGCACCATATCGGCATGACTTACTGTTTATAGAGCTAGCACAAGTCACGCTTGAATATGAAAATCACGAAAGTCTAGAAACCATGACTAGAGATATAGCTAAGGTTCAAGTCAAATTCCAGGCATTTGTGAATCGTGAAAATGCTTATCCGCGTGCTATCGCGCTCCCCAATGATTGCGCTCAGTGCGTCAGCGAGCTGGTAGGCGGAGAAGCAGCCCGAGAGCGCGGCAACAAAAACCCCGATATTGGCGGCAATTACCATGAAACATTACGCAGTCCTAAAAATAATTCATTGGGATGGAACTTCCACTGGGCTGGCGTGATTATGAAAGATGGCGGTGATAATGTATCACTGGAAAGTGCAGCGGGTATGTCTATGACCAATTATGATCGCCAAACGTGGTGGTTTGCCATGTACGGTACTCAAAAACCAGAGCAAACCTTCAAACACCAGATTCAGGAGTTCCATTACAAACGCAACATTTCCCTCCTCTTGAAGCAACTCCCAAATGGAATCGAAAATTATCGTTTTGGAACAGATTTTGGATTGATTTTAGACATCCAACAAATGAAACAAGCACTAAAAGATTTGAATGGTGATGGATAA